The genomic interval GCAATTATCTTGGCGGATTCCATGATAGGAGATGTATGGCCATCGAGCATTTTGTATCCGATGGTGGCGTGGCTCTTCATAAGCTCCCACTCGGCATCGTCCAGGGGCCCCTGTTTTAGCAGTATGCTGTCGGGGATTCCGATTTTGCCGATGTCGTGCATTGGGCTGGCATGGAGCAGCAGTTCCGACTCGTCCCTGCTCATGCCGGTGGCGCGACCGAGCACCTGGCTGATCTTGCTCATTCTAATAATGTGGTCACCGGTCTCCTTGTCTTTGTACTCGGCGGCGCGGCCGAGCCGGCGGATAATCTCCAACTGGGTTTCTCGCAGCTCTCGGGTGCGTTCCCAGACCCGCTGCTCCAGTATCTTATTGGTATCCAGCGCACGTCGATGGAGCAAATTGACTTCGAGCATATTACTGATTCGTACCAGAGCTTCGGTTCGGTCCAACGGCTTGGCGATAAAATCTTTGGCACCGGCGGCGAGGGCGCGGAGGCGGGTCTTTTTATCCGCTTGAGCAGTCAATACCAGTACAGGTAGGTAGTCACCTTGGTGGGACTCTTTTAAACGCTCCATTACCTCAAAACCATCGAGGTGGGGCATGCGCAGGTCAAGAATCATCAGGTCGGGTTCAAAGCCGAGGAACAGATCACAGGCATCGCGGGAGTCGGTGGTGCTGATTACCGAGTGGTAGCCATCTGCAGCAAGCATGCGCTCCAGCAGTGTCACATTCGCCTGCTTGTCATCAACTATCAGGAGCCTGCCACTCTTGATATCCAGATCCGGGGTCACGGGGCAACCTCCTTGGTTCCCTTCGATTATTCTACCTTTAAGTGTCTACTCACGGATTAGGTTTGGTTATTAGCCGTTAGCGCTGTAACCAGTGGGCGACGGCGCTCATCAACTTCGGGATATCGACCGGTTTTTCAATGTAGTCGATAAACCCCGCATTTAGACCTTTCTCCAAGTCTTCAGCGGTTGCGTTGGCACTGACGGCAATGACCGGTATGGACCCTGTTTCCTTCATCGATCTGAGCAGTTTCAGCGCCTGAAAACCATTGATGTCAGGTAACCTGATATCCATAATAATCATAGAAGGTTTCGATTTTTTTGCAATCTCAACCCCCTCAAGGCCGCAGTCAGCAATAATCAGATTGATGTTCTCGTGGCGCGAGAAGATGTGGCGCATCAGCTTCTGGTTCAAGGTGTTATCCTCTACGTAGAGGATACTATGCTGTTCCGTGGGAAAGACGGGCTCTTCGCTTGCTTCTGAAAACGGGCTTTTATCTGTGTATGCGGGTAGGGTGTCACACAGGGCCAGTTTTAAAGTAAAGGTAGAGCCTTTACCCAAGCTGCTGCTGACACCGATACTGCCGTTCATC from Candidatus Sedimenticola sp. (ex Thyasira tokunagai) carries:
- a CDS encoding response regulator is translated as MTPDLDIKSGRLLIVDDKQANVTLLERMLAADGYHSVISTTDSRDACDLFLGFEPDLMILDLRMPHLDGFEVMERLKESHQGDYLPVLVLTAQADKKTRLRALAAGAKDFIAKPLDRTEALVRISNMLEVNLLHRRALDTNKILEQRVWERTRELRETQLEIIRRLGRAAEYKDKETGDHIIRMSKISQVLGRATGMSRDESELLLHASPMHDIGKIGIPDSILLKQGPLDDAEWELMKSHATIGYKMLDGHTSPIMESAKIIAYTHHEQWNGSGYPQGLKGDEIPLPGQICALADVFDALTSSRPYKPAWSINDAVVTIEQQRGSHFSPELVDCFHANLSEIVEVIEETHDNHTTDSGSL